The stretch of DNA TCACAGATCCACATGAATTCACAACTTGCAGGTGTCATTTGAAGGCAAACAGTGTAGTACAGTGGAGACTCGTGTGGCCTTCGGTCCATTGCAACCAGGtctttacatgtttaaatgaacACCTATAAAGGTGAACTTTTCACGTAAAAAGCATTGCAATTGGTGTTAAAGAAACATCCGAAACTCAAAGTCATGCTATTTATAATAgccataatattttttatttattttattttgcgcaGCGCTGTACGTTAATGCTTTCCACATACCACAGCCCTGTACTCCGGTCTAACAAAGACGCCCAAACCTGCAGACTGTTATAGTGGAACAGGGAAGGTAACTACACTCAAAACAGCAGGCCAGCAAACAAACCTAAAATACTAAAACGCATTGATCTGAAGGAGAAAGTCTAGGGTaataatgacattaaaaaaaatacatcaaatcaAATGAAAGAACCTCTTTCAGAAAATAGCCTTCGTAATCTTCCTCACTGTCCTCCGCATGCTTCAAGGCTGTATCTGCGCTCCTGTCATGGTCTTCCTGTTTATCATCTAAAGACATGTCAATGAAGTAATTAGCCGTCTGCCTGTACTTTTTCATCCAGCTGCTATTGCTGCCAGCGGGTGCGGACACTGCGGTCTCCTGCTCGCTGACTGACTCGTCCGTGCTGTCCGACACCGTGTCTTGATTGAAGTCGCTGCTGTTCGGAGAGTCCTTGTTCCACGTCGAAGACTCCCCGTCCGTTTCAGTGGACAGTCCCGACGTGAAAGAATCCTCGGAGGTGCTCGGGCTGTTCTCGGAGGTGTCGAGCTGGGGCTTGTCCATTTTGTTTCTGTCGTCCGCGATTCTGTCGCCTTCCTTCTCCATCTTCTGCTGCAGCGCCTTGGGAACGTAGATGGCTTTATCGGGCCGCTTGTTGGTCCGGCCCCTTGAGTTTCTTTTCTCCGAAGGCTTGCTGTTGCTGAAGCGTTGCATCTCCCTGGCCTCCCTGTGCTTGTGGTTTAATTTGGTTTGTTCTTCAGTGTCATCTTCGGTGGGCAACCTGTAAAATCAATAAACAACTTATTTAAGACTTCAGTATTAGCCTTTCTAGGTTTTCTTGCTAGCGCAAAATGTGATCAGGGACCAATTAAACGCTACGGAACCTGGAACGGTTCcagctgctatgcaacaggagtcctATCTTATACCTTGAAACAATGAGCAGAATGAAACAACAAAGGGGTCCACTGATGGTCCTTGGTGCGCTAGTCTATCGACTTGATGTTGAGCAAAATTATAATCTCAGCAGAGCAACAGAATTTTTAATCATTTAGAATACTAGTGAACATAATAGAcaaattaattattgttttgttggaAAGCCTTTGAAAAGATGCTTTTAAAACGACACTAACGTTATTCCTGTTAGTGTGACCACAGGCCATGAGGGCAGCCAGCCAAAAGGTGCATGGGCTGCCAGCAGACAACTTTACTTTTGTTAGCTTTGACTAGATTTTCAAACATACATTCTTCatgaattaaaatattatttgtatatacaggggaaacagtaaaaaaaaaaaaaaaagaggtatcACTGATTGCAACCCTGGATTGTATGCGATTCTAGCAGGTGGCACTATGTAGATTACAACTTCTAAGAACGAGTATTGAGGGCAGCATAGCCTACCTCAGTTCAGAGTGGCAGACCGCCGACCGACGACTCCATCCCTCCCCGACAGAAAAGGTGCTTAAAGACTCGTAGTTCTCTGCAGCTCTGTGAATCAGGTAACGAAGACGACTGGGGAGCGGAGGGAAAAGCAACACACTGGAAAGCAAAATGGCAAATTACATATAGACAAAAATTCTTATCAAAGTAGAATCTAGCTATGCTGTGTAAACAATGTAGGATAGGTTGTGACAATAAACCTACATCAGCAAACAATTTACAAAAGCAGAGATCATTATTAGCACCAAAACACTAAAACTGTCCGTGGCACAGTACTGGCTGTATTTTAGACGTGGTCACTTCCTAAAGCTTACACGATGAAGTCACTCACATGCAGATTAGACCTACAgtgtaaaaaacacacaaatgcagtTGTGCAGCTGTCAGTGTTTTAAAggtaaatacactgtaatataGTTATTGCAGTAAGTAGTGTGGGTGCATGCGAGGCGACTTATCATTAGTCGTAATAATGAAGTCTTCATTGACCTTTTCTCGTCGTTTTCCTGTAGAAAGTTTTCCAAGTCCTCCACGATTTTGTGGACGAACTCATTTTCCTGCTTCGGAAGGTAAGTGCCGTCTAAACACGCAAACGCCAGGATGCCTAAATGAAGTTAAACCCGAAAGAAAACCACAAACAAACCTAGTCATTTAGCCGCTGTATAATAAGccgttttaaacaaacaataatataatatatatatatatatatatatatagatatatatatattataatatataatatatatatattgcagttttgGTGTAATCAAAACACACTGGCCTTGTGTGGGTGAATTCGAGGTACAGTAAAGACAACTCCATGTCATATCTATTGAAACAGATATCTATGACAAAGTCTTCAGATCaccttcctaaaaaaaaaaaaaaccctcgaagttacagtaaatgtttagGTATTTAAATAGATTAATCTTAATTCATATCGACAGTTAGATTTAAAGTTCTCTTGACCGTTGCTGATAAAGCAATTAACATATCAACAACGAATCACTGTCCCTCCCATACAGTCTGTAAACCCAGCAAAGTATATCATAACGACACATCTGTGCGAGAATAATCTGTAATCGTGGTACTATGCAGTAGATCGGGATTACCTcccgtctctgtgtgttttgcaaaCGATTAAAGCGTGTGTTGGTTTTCTTTTCGCTTCCCGGCTGTCATGCCAACACAAAGCAGCTGCTTCCAATCTACCACCAAGTCGATACAGTGACCAGAGTTGTCGCTGGAAAGTGTCTTGATCTGCAGTGGCTCCACCTACAGGCTGGAGGAAACACTTCAGCCAGCCGTGGCAATTATTGGATCAACTTGCTTGTTATTAACCAGCTGGGTTCGGTtcgtttatatttaaaaaagattcGATTTATAGAAACATATGCCACAGCACTGCACACAAaagttacacaaaaaaataacacgtACCCGAAATATACCGTGCATTCAGTAATCAAAATCTAACAAATAAATCGTTATGCAGTATGATGCTGGAATATAGTAGCATTATTATAAACAAACCCTTGGAAGCTGGACTTTAAAACCTTCAACTACACCTAACATGTTAACACGCCAGTGGCGTAATCGTGACACCAGGTGGCGCTGTTGGTTCACTTTAAACAAAGTGCGTTGCCTTTGAAAATATAAAGATGCCTGAGGGAAAGTTTAATCGCTTCCCTCTGGAAACAGCAATATAGCTTGGCAGCCGTCATATCCAACCACTGAAGTGAACGCAGCTTTACATTTTTGTGACGTTTGCTGTAAATctcttttctattttgtttgcAGATATGCAGTAGGTGCACCTCAACGGTGTTTACATCTTTATTGATTTCTATCTGCGGAATTTTACTCGGAGCACTGATTTGTTTGCGTGAGCGGTACAATGCAATCAGACGAAAGCATTTCAAACATGTACAAACAGCCAAGTCACCTCTATTGTTGGAAACTGTGTATCGTGATCAATTCTTGGCCCACTTTGCAGTGGTATACCATCTTTATACAGCTGCGCACAAGCGCATTAACTGACTAACGGTTCAACTAGAAGTCTCTTTCAATTGACAAGAGAAAGGCTTCCAGTCTAAACAATATTGTTAcgtttgtaacatttattttagcatttctaaatcgattttttttttgtcttaagtTCGCAGTGTAAGCAACACGCCATGGTATAATTCTGTAATACAAAAGGTTTCGATACAGgtctgaacatttaaaaataagaatcGGGTACCGTACCGTGCAGTGAACACGCAGATTTATAGTTAGTCTACAGTATAAAGAGTTTTGGTGAGAGAGGTTTGCTTTAAAATGTCGTTGGTCGTTTGATACAATCCTCTATTCTTTATGTGTAGAAAAGGGAATCGTTTGAAAATACCATTGAGATGCCATTAATACCAGTGCTTTACACCGAAGAACCAGCAGGACCTTTAATTGGTCCACAGCAGTTTTAGAAGATGCTGTCCATTGCGCGCTGTCTCCAATACAGTGCCGTGGTGTTGCAATGTTACCAGCAGTGTGTAATTGTTCCACTGATCACACCAATGTTAGCTCAAACCACGCAGCTGCTCTTCTGTTTGCATTGCCCTGTAGCACAGAGCCACTGACAATGAATATCATTTGGAAAGGAAATTGCTCCAGCCGGCAATGCAGCAATCAGCCTATCCTCCAGCACTGTGCGTTCCTTAGAGACGCGGGGACTGAGTGAAATTGTATAAGCCGGCAGTCGTGTCAACAAAAGGAGAAAGCCGCAATGTACATACCCTTTCCTTGCCGAGGATTTATAGGGTGTTTGATTTTTCTGTTAACTTCGCTCCCAGAGAAAGAGTCTATTGAATGCTTTCATCCTGCCATGGGAAGCATTAACATCGAAATCGATCTCACCAAAATACACTGAAACCTGACGGCAACGTTTAAAAACCAGAGGGAAACACATTGTGCAGACGTCGGTATTTCATTTCaaccatgaaaaataaacacttgagTTGAAACCCAGCACTCTGGTTTTATTTGAGGTGGACACGTGGTTATGCAACAGTGCCCGTATGTAGACTTTTTAAACGGTTTAGGGCTGTTTATAAACGTTCTCATTAGGTAAATAAGGCTTGGAAACTGAACGACCACTAATAACCCCTCAAAAACAGTCatcaaaacagtctttaaaaaaaacccgGTTCTTAGAAAAACATCCTTTTGAAACTGTGTGTGATTAGGGCTTACAGTGTTCAGTCAAatgcagggatgtccaatcaCAGCCCCGAAAGGtgattccactccaggtttaacaggtaaagtTAGAATTGCCTTATGGTCTGGATAGAGGGTTAATGGTTTCGggcagggttggaacaaagaccaggaaatTTGACCACCCCAGAAATAAAGCGGTTTCAACAAATCATTAGGAGGATTTGCTAGTTTTAGTTTATTGATTTAGTTGCATGGTAGGCAGAGGTAAAAATATGAGACGTCAAGTCAACTAGACGGCCAGGAATTCTTTATCTTGCGtgtttgacatttaaaatagTCTTACATCAGAATTGAGTGTTTTGGATTATGTTAGAGATGAATTACTTATATGAACACAAGCTCTGCTACAGAATTACAAGTACATGCAATACAGAATACTATAACTTACCTGTGCTTTCAAAACTCTACAGTCACAGTGCCTTAATTCCATTATAACATCACACCACTGGCGTGGTCACTGCATTGTGATCAAATACTTTCTGATCACGGTAAAGGGCAGAAAATAAGGTGTCCCTAAAATATCATCAAAAAGGATGGTCAGTTCTCTGGATCCACGAAGATCCTTGAGTCTAGTGACAAACCTAATGGAACCTAGACAACTGGGACAGCCCTATCCCAGACCAGAACTAGAGCTTGAACTCTGCTACAAACCAACATCAAAGGAGCATGCATGTGTGTAAGTACGGTGTGTGAAGACCAGTTTGCCATATGTGCTAAGGAGCGGGCAGTTTTCAAAGAGGAATGGATAGGAAACTAACAACTACAGCAAAACCTCACTTGTTAGTCCCTTGACCAGCCTTAGTAGAAAGGTTTTACTCTACAAAGAACAATAACCGCTTCTTCTTTGAACCAAGTTGTTTTCCAGCTTTATACTGTAACAATGGTTTTATTCCTCTTCCAAGGCATGGCAGTACCTTGGCAGACTCTTCAGAACTCCACTGCAGTCTTGACCCTTGGGATGGGAGTTCTGACTGCATTCTGTATATACCGTGCTTGCTGCACACATGAAATCGGTAGATTTATCATTCTGTAAGTAGGTTCCTGAAAGACGGCTAGAGATATAAATGTATAATGCATGTATCACAGTACAGGAAAGTCTTTTATTGGGGGAGGGGGCGTGTTCTGCTAAATTCTTAGTGGATACGACCCATGACCGTTGATTAAACGAGCAGGCTTAAGTCTCATTGTACACGCTATGAATAATGATTCAGATTAGTGTTTAATGCGAGCTGCGGCCAGCCGGGAGATTTTCTTTGGCAGTCCTTTCCTCCAGACATATGCTTTCTTTTGAGGAGAGGCTTTTGAACAAAAGCGTACAAAATGCATTGAATGTGGAGAAATGACACATGAATAATTAGGAATATTCGCAGGCTGGCCTCGAGCGCTGTTCTGTGCCGAATAAAAGAGGAGGATGATTAATAACAGCGATCTGTGCGGAGCTACGTCTTTTTATTGTGTGTTGCTTTAGATTTCGAAGACGAAGGTGAGAATGTGCAATCGGGGTTAATGCAGGGGGGAGGATATTTTCCTGTTAAGCAGCTTGTCTGTAGTTCAGATAACATGCCAGCTTTCATTCAATCGCTTATGATTTTTGTTGTTGATCAGACTTTTACCTGCCATGACCACATTATAAACTCCTTAAAGAGCACGTAGCTGCTATAAGTGTCATATTTATTGGTTCCACCTTTCCCTTGTTGAAACATTGAATTGTTCTGATGCTCTAaattctctgtctgtctgcctttgaAGCTTGTTTAGAATGGCCAATTATGTTCCGTCACCACCGCTATTCCAAACACagctcaggaggactgaaggtTCAGCAggagtcctccgatcccacgactgagccagcttcctcttccacacccaggaactcgagagcagatgtcagtgagctgcctgcctctggaggataaaggccggccctgcaggtgtctgcctgggtttaccaggcacctggccagcaggatctgctgtagcgtgatgagaagaaacagtccctAACCAACCAGGAGCGCCAAGGCCAGTGTGCCTCACCCCCAGCGAAGACCgacaactttgcacagccaggacgcaacctgcactctcctgactgtatgaACAACCAAGTTCAAAGGccattttgtcacatgatttgaattagAATTTTCCAGAATAGCTCACTGGTAGGTAATGACAGACAGGGGAAAATGATAACTCAATTTTGGATCCAACCCAGACCACATACAAATAACAGGGAATGGTGAGCAAAAAACTCAAATAATATTTCAAGTTAACCTGTTCTTTATAGTAACAGTCCATGAGaccatgcactttttaaaatcaacaaaacaaataatgtgaCTTGCACCCAAAACTGTGATGTCATTAGAAAGCTAAGAGTCTCCACATCACAATGCATTAGGAATGGGTTATGCTGAAGTTTATGAACAGAAACTTAAAATAACCAGAGCTGGAAAATAAAGGGAATTAGAGATTCCACACGCATCGATATTTCTGGCCCATGTTGTGCATATTTCCCAGAAAGGGTTCATGCTCGCATAGCCAAATTGAGGTCCTGTGTATCAAACTTGAATTTGAAACATTTCCAAGGCCCACAGATCCATCTGCTTTCAATGAaacctcttcttcttctttttcctcaggagaaaaataaatattttggaacAGTCCTGCAAGACGCTGAGCTGGAATTCACTTCTGTGTGTGGTTTGAGATCAGAAAGGAGAAGGTGGGTTTGTTGAGGTGCTTGGACTGGAGGAATCACCCATTCACTGAGGGGGCATCAGAAACTCCAGCGAAGCTGACAGGTAACTGCCTGGCGATCATGTCACTGTTTATTCTGAGTGGTCCTGTGTGCTGTTACGCCAGCAttgtttttctcatttctttCAAACCATGCTAATATATAAACTATCCTTGCGCTGCTATTATGTCACTGTAGATACAATTAGTTATAATCCTAACTTGTTACTTCTTATCTCGTATTGCattctagtagtatttgcacttactctaaactatactgtgtttaaatatcGTTTTTGCGCTGTTATCTTGttttgccctgtaacacctgtaagttcccttggataaaagtgtctgccaaataacctagtaataataattgtaatttatGTTGCTAATATTGGAGAGAGACTGGAGGCTGCGGTCGACACGCCACTCAGGCAGGCAGGTTTTACTTACAAACATTTGCAATGAAGcgaaacattcaaaataaaacactgagcaaacACAACTAGTAAAACGAGATCTAGGAAATAAATGTTGACTCAACAGCCGGCTGAGCGCTACCTTCGCTAAAAAGAGAGTCCCGCTCCAGGATACGCTCCTCTCGAACCCAAATGAACTGAGTGGGATTAGAATCCACCAAACCTAATCTTTTCAGATGGTTATCCTGGCGTACACACAGTGATAACCCATTGCGGCCCCTGGCTCACGCACGCAGCTGTGAGCTTCTCCACACATTCATCTCTGTTTGCTGAGATtaagaaagaacaaaagaacaaaggactggctttccagctccttttgcAAGGCATGTGACCAGGGCTGATTGATACTcaatcaatcaacacctggccacgcTCCACACTTATCTTAATTAGGGGGCACAAACCCAGATTTAAACAGATATACCccatttacatgtgcagggcttctgccctgtcacagcaTTACACATTAcatctgaagctacttactcttcaagAAAAGTCATTTCTAGTAAAATTacccagttattttatttaggtCAATGAGATCTAGTTATTTAAGCCTGTTGTTTTTAGGATCTTCAataaaaaaatgggggggggggggggggggggggggggggtgttttgtgctgatcctgtctgtctgtctgtcgcacTCCAAATGGGGAACACAACAACAGTGttgattttgcaccagtcttcaccaaacttttataATCCACTCTTAGCCTCTCATAGACGTCTCAGATTGCATTCGGCTCTAATTATTGATTTTATACATAGTTTTAACCTTTCCGGTACTGTGCGATtgtgaggaccctctgtatgggCGTGCATTGATTTATAGAGCAACCGTTAAACCAGAAAATACATGTTCCAGCTCTTGCTGGTcaccagtccccccccccccccccccccccccccagagatgCGTTTTTACAACTGAGCACAGCTGGCTCTCCTCTGTCTAAACACATCAGCGCAAAGTAAACCGTACATGCAGAGAACACACTCTGCGCgtttttatacaaaaacactGACAGGTCACTTAAACCGACACGTTTCTGGATTATAAATAGGTTTAGGGGGCaagatgtaataaaaatgtgttaaaacacaAGTCGCTGAAGTAAAAGCTGCCCGTGATAGTTCCCCCCTTGCAGTTTACACGAGATGTATTGCGTTGGACAGCCGCCAGCTATATTCCAAATGTGCTAACCAATGCtttcaaatcaattttcttacctcttattaactttattaacattattactggtctAGCTTTTATTGGGCTAAGAtagatgttttaaatacacaatagaCAAATTGTTGCATCCTGGTCCCTTTGTTCATGTCACATAGTCTGACCAACAGCTCAAATACTTGGTACCTAGAAGCCGCTGCAATGTTATGCGCTGTCTGGAAATATCCAAGGTCGTACATACCTACGAAAAtcacactttttttccccccatctgGAAAACCTATTATTCgcttgtgatgaaacttggcacTAACGTTGTTTTAGCATGCTTTATTGAGAGCATTGGATTCTGCGGATACATGGGGACTGCCTGTGTCTAGCTGGTGAATTGTGATGAAACAGAGTATTCGCATTACACGATTTTGGATGGCTTCAGATGAGGTGCCATAGGTGCTACTGTTTTGTCCAAAAAAGGCTAACTCattgaaatgaaacaatgaaacTATCGTGCATCTACCGGACCACCTAATGGAGGAACATGACTGGGCATGGCTGGAAAGAGCAATTAGGCGCTGCCATAGCCTGTTGAACTATTACAGCTCCACTCGAAACCAATAGGACCACTGTGCTTCTCTACAGTGCATTCATTCAGCTGTCACGCTCCTGCAAGTCTGGGTCTCTTTCTCTCCCAGCAGAGACCACCTATTGTGTAGCATGATCTGGTGGAATAATTTCACCTGCGAACCGATTTGAAGTTCTCTCCGTcgttgaaagttttttttttagaattgtggAACCCTTGCTATTATTAGTTTCCTCAGAGGCTCTTGCATGGCAAagtttttgtaaaaagaaaaaaaaatgatgataaaaAATGGGCATGCTTTAATGCCAAGGATATAAATCACTCTCTGCCCGAAATATCCATGCAAAGCAGGAGGAGAGTTATAAAACTGGCGTTTAGATAGAAACAATCAACAGACTTGAAACTCTGGTATGAAAAAATCTGAAACAGATTAGATTGTGCTTTAATCTGTTATTGATTACTCCaacatgtgtgtgtttaatgaatTCTGTATTGCATGTGATtagacattttgttttggttatggTAAGGTGCTCGTTATAGAAGAACACTTTGCGTCAAATAACTGCAAGCAGTTTCTGTTAATGAAAGCCTGATTgcacagtactttaaaaaaaaagtctcactTAACAAGAAGAAAATGTCTTGTTCCTCAAAATGACGCTTTCCCAACTGGCTGTGCAGCATCTACCTTCACATCTGCATTGTGTCTTAAAAGTTGATCTTTCACACTATTTTTGGGTTATTTTGGTTGAAACAACTCTTATTGTGTTTTATGGAGTGTGTGCAGAGCATCGATCAGCGCACAGCAAGAAAATGGATGTTGAAAAACAAGCCAGTAATGACCGCCATAACTCATCTGCCCTGGCAGGTCTCATAAGCAATGACATCACTCAGCAGGATAGTTTCCTTACAGCTCTGTGATTTCTGTTTCTGCAAGAAAAGACTGCATGGAAACTGCTTTCTTGTGTATAATTTAATTGCTTAGGAACACTTACAAATCATATAGCAAAGCCAACATGTTCTATAAATATACAAAGGGTTACAggtcaaatatatatatctttttaaaagggtatatactgtacattagatTGGGAGTAACCAAAAG from Polyodon spathula isolate WHYD16114869_AA chromosome 31, ASM1765450v1, whole genome shotgun sequence encodes:
- the LOC121303096 gene encoding R3H and coiled-coil domain-containing protein 1-like, coding for MQRFSNSKPSEKRNSRGRTNKRPDKAIYVPKALQQKMEKEGDRIADDRNKMDKPQLDTSENSPSTSEDSFTSGLSTETDGESSTWNKDSPNSSDFNQDTVSDSTDESVSEQETAVSAPAGSNSSWMKKYRQTANYFIDMSLDDKQEDHDRSADTALKHAEDSEEDYEGYFLKEITANLKEADKVSIEHAQCDYSCYGNPRIEPTEFGHVIEIYDFPAVLKTEDILEAFADFSEGGLKIMWVDNTHAMGVFSSESAALQALTIQHPLLKTRCLSKATKQSKGKALRRAEFMQPVKLRPCTDTVVAKRMVTRALGLQKRGNRRQML